Proteins from a single region of Undibacterium sp. KW1:
- a CDS encoding OmpA family protein translates to MLKNLTALCVLAAFALPVSTALAQTAAAPASAAQTGEAPVSAAVTPPAPAPAAAPKRCDFALTLQSDEIFEHKKSVQLSVLNDKGKERIDNEVIAKLANCAKVDLIVVSGHTDLSASHAQAQKLSEKNADAVVAYLASKGLSAPMDTMGMGKTQQIKACDDKLPKAKLAECLAPNRRIVVEGRGLAK, encoded by the coding sequence ATGTTAAAAAATTTGACAGCACTTTGTGTGCTCGCAGCATTCGCCCTGCCCGTCTCAACAGCACTGGCCCAAACCGCTGCTGCACCAGCATCTGCGGCACAAACTGGTGAAGCCCCTGTATCTGCCGCAGTTACTCCACCCGCCCCAGCCCCGGCTGCTGCACCAAAACGCTGCGACTTTGCCCTCACCCTGCAAAGCGATGAAATTTTTGAGCACAAAAAATCCGTACAATTATCTGTATTGAATGACAAGGGTAAAGAGCGCATAGACAATGAAGTCATAGCCAAGCTGGCCAACTGCGCCAAAGTTGATCTCATCGTCGTCAGTGGCCACACCGACCTGTCAGCCAGCCATGCACAAGCCCAGAAATTATCTGAAAAGAATGCCGATGCCGTGGTCGCTTACTTAGCTAGCAAGGGCCTGAGTGCCCCTATGGACACCATGGGCATGGGTAAAACCCAACAAATCAAGGCTTGCGATGACAAGTTACCTAAAGCAAAACTGGCAGAATGCCTTGCACCAAACAGGCGCATCGTCGTCGAAGGACGCGGTCTCGCCAAATAA
- the ompA gene encoding outer membrane protein OmpA — protein sequence MKNLVKLVIAASAVASFSASAQQDIMANKPHSAYVQDGRGVIARDPFGLCWRTGYWTPADAVPGCDAPLVQPAPATAPAAPAVVAPVVPPKPPVPPAPTSEKVTFAADAFFDFDKAVLKPEAKVKLDDMASKLKAINLEVVIAVGHTDSVGSDEYNQKLSIRRAEAVKAYLVSKGIEANRVYTEGKGKKQPVADNKTADGRAKNRRVEIEVVGTRNVK from the coding sequence ATGAAAAATTTAGTCAAGCTCGTTATCGCAGCGTCCGCAGTAGCATCCTTTTCTGCTTCCGCACAGCAAGACATTATGGCTAACAAGCCACACAGCGCCTATGTACAAGACGGTCGCGGTGTAATTGCACGTGACCCATTTGGTCTGTGCTGGCGTACTGGCTACTGGACACCTGCTGACGCAGTTCCAGGTTGCGATGCACCCTTGGTACAACCAGCTCCGGCTACAGCACCAGCAGCACCAGCAGTTGTTGCACCAGTTGTGCCACCAAAACCACCAGTTCCACCTGCACCTACTTCTGAAAAAGTAACGTTTGCAGCTGACGCATTCTTTGACTTTGACAAAGCAGTTCTGAAACCAGAAGCTAAAGTCAAACTCGACGACATGGCATCCAAACTGAAAGCAATCAACCTGGAAGTCGTTATCGCTGTTGGTCACACTGACTCTGTAGGCTCTGACGAATACAATCAAAAATTGTCTATCCGTCGCGCTGAAGCTGTCAAAGCTTACCTGGTAAGCAAAGGCATCGAAGCCAACCGTGTTTACACTGAAGGTAAAGGCAAAAAACAACCAGTAGCTGACAACAAAACAGCTGATGGTCGCGCCAAAAACCGTCGCGTTGAAATCGAAGTTGTTGGTACACGCAACGTCAAGTAA